One Salinimonas marina DNA segment encodes these proteins:
- a CDS encoding YhdP family phospholipid transporter, translated as MPERLFIQTPSLQLAGQQFDRVDITAKQNNLNWDIKVDATQLKAQVALYENWLEQGIKIEADYINLSTWQSAATPAQEAGTQEQASATETASDFNTASFPPVYFHCKECIVLNRPLGEITLNVDRSEAGMRIQQLQVNSEHGLLEARGQWHSDNDHTQLSGTLDSNNIGGLLADLGIESGIKDSGADMKFTLGWPQSPLDFDLATLDGGIQWRLSDGYLSELSDQGSRIFTLFSLNSLVRKLSLDFRDVFAKGFFYDDMRGTLSVNQGKAATSDTIIDGGAGEIEIKGYTDLLAQELNYNVGFTPNVTGNLPVLVYFLATPTTALAALALDQMLTSAKVISNVNYKVTGTWDKPKFEEVGRDSKDIKLPTPTDETPKLEDF; from the coding sequence GTGCCCGAGCGCCTGTTTATTCAGACGCCATCGCTGCAGCTCGCTGGCCAGCAGTTCGACCGGGTGGACATTACCGCGAAACAGAACAATCTAAACTGGGATATCAAGGTCGATGCGACACAGTTAAAAGCCCAGGTAGCCCTGTACGAAAACTGGCTGGAGCAGGGAATAAAAATTGAGGCGGATTATATCAATTTGTCGACATGGCAAAGTGCCGCTACCCCCGCTCAGGAAGCGGGTACGCAAGAACAAGCCAGCGCCACCGAAACTGCTTCAGATTTTAACACCGCCAGCTTCCCGCCGGTGTATTTTCATTGTAAAGAATGCATTGTGCTGAACCGGCCCCTGGGTGAGATAACCCTGAATGTCGATCGCAGCGAGGCGGGTATGCGCATTCAGCAACTCCAGGTCAACAGCGAGCATGGCTTACTGGAGGCCAGGGGGCAGTGGCATAGCGACAATGACCATACGCAGCTCAGTGGCACATTGGATAGCAACAATATCGGCGGCTTACTGGCAGATTTAGGCATAGAGTCAGGAATCAAAGACTCCGGCGCGGATATGAAATTTACGCTGGGCTGGCCCCAGTCACCCTTAGATTTTGATTTGGCGACCCTGGATGGTGGTATTCAGTGGCGTTTATCGGATGGCTATCTGAGTGAGCTTAGCGACCAGGGCTCGCGTATCTTTACCTTATTCAGTCTGAATTCCCTGGTGCGAAAACTAAGCCTGGATTTTCGCGATGTCTTTGCCAAAGGGTTTTTCTATGATGACATGCGCGGTACCCTGAGTGTGAACCAGGGAAAAGCCGCCACCAGCGACACCATCATTGATGGCGGGGCGGGTGAGATTGAAATTAAAGGGTACACCGACCTGTTGGCCCAGGAGCTTAATTACAATGTAGGGTTTACCCCGAATGTAACCGGGAATCTGCCGGTGCTGGTGTATTTTTTAGCTACGCCGACCACGGCGCTGGCCGCACTGGCCCTGGATCAGATGCTGACCTCGGCCAAGGTTATCTCAAATGTAAATTACAAAGTGACCGGGACCTGGGATAAGCCAAAATTTGAAGAGGTGGGACGTGACAGCAAAGATATCAAGCTCCCTACGCCCACGGATGAGACCCCAAAACTCGAAGACTTTTAA
- the tldD gene encoding metalloprotease TldD: protein MLNNVARHLLTDSGLEISSLEQALGQIHRHDTDYADLYFQSSQHESWVLEDGIIKEGSYNIERGVGVRAISGEKTGFAYSDEISPAALEKACKAARTIAPAGGTHQVTGLQQQSYPARYNEDNPILGMVEAEKVALLKAVDAYIREQEQGINQVVVSLSGVYEEILVAASDGTFATDVRPLVRLNCSVLLENGDRRERGSAGAGGRHTYDFFATQKDGRPVYKKLADDALHMARVNMQAIASPAGTMPVVLGNGWPGVLLHEAVGHGLEGDFNRKGASTFSGKMGQQVAAKGVTVIDDGTMQDRRGSLSVDDEGTPTQRNVLIEDGVLTGYMQDKMNARLMGVKPTGNGRRESYAHLPMPRMTNTYMMGGQYDPQEIIQTIDKGIYAPNFAGGQVDITSGKFVFSSAEAYLIENGKITAPVKGATLIGNGPEVMQQISMIGNDAELDPGVGVCGKDGQSVPVGVGQPTLKIDKLTVGGTA from the coding sequence TTGTTAAATAACGTAGCAAGGCACTTATTGACCGATTCGGGTCTGGAAATCTCTTCGCTGGAACAGGCGCTGGGACAGATCCACCGTCATGATACCGATTATGCCGATTTGTATTTTCAGTCCAGTCAGCATGAAAGCTGGGTGCTGGAAGATGGCATCATCAAAGAAGGTAGCTACAACATTGAACGTGGTGTGGGGGTGCGCGCCATCAGTGGCGAAAAGACCGGCTTTGCCTATTCTGATGAAATCAGCCCGGCTGCCCTTGAAAAAGCGTGCAAGGCCGCCCGCACCATCGCCCCGGCCGGCGGTACCCATCAGGTAACCGGGTTGCAGCAGCAAAGCTATCCGGCGCGATACAATGAAGATAACCCTATTCTGGGCATGGTTGAAGCCGAAAAAGTGGCATTACTCAAAGCGGTGGATGCCTATATTCGTGAACAGGAACAGGGTATCAACCAGGTTGTGGTCAGCCTCAGTGGCGTCTACGAAGAAATTCTGGTGGCGGCTTCAGATGGCACCTTTGCCACCGATGTCCGGCCGCTGGTACGTCTGAATTGTTCAGTATTGTTAGAAAATGGCGATCGTCGCGAACGCGGTAGTGCTGGCGCTGGTGGCCGCCATACCTATGACTTTTTTGCCACGCAGAAAGATGGTCGCCCGGTGTATAAAAAACTGGCCGATGATGCGCTGCATATGGCCCGAGTGAATATGCAGGCCATCGCCTCTCCTGCTGGCACCATGCCGGTGGTATTAGGGAATGGCTGGCCGGGCGTATTGTTGCATGAAGCGGTAGGCCATGGCTTAGAAGGTGACTTTAACCGCAAAGGTGCCTCGACATTTAGCGGTAAAATGGGCCAGCAGGTGGCGGCAAAAGGCGTAACCGTGATCGACGATGGTACGATGCAGGATCGTCGCGGCTCGTTGTCGGTAGATGATGAAGGCACCCCCACCCAGCGTAATGTGCTGATTGAAGATGGTGTGTTAACCGGTTATATGCAGGATAAGATGAATGCCCGGCTGATGGGAGTGAAACCCACCGGAAATGGTCGTCGTGAATCCTATGCGCATTTACCGATGCCACGGATGACCAACACATATATGATGGGCGGGCAGTACGATCCTCAGGAAATCATCCAGACCATCGATAAAGGTATTTATGCGCCGAATTTTGCCGGCGGCCAGGTGGATATTACTTCAGGAAAATTTGTATTTTCCAGTGCCGAGGCGTATCTGATTGAAAATGGTAAAATCACCGCACCGGTAAAAGGGGCGACCCTGATTGGCAATGGTCCTGAGGTTATGCAGCAAATATCCATGATTGGTAATGATGCTGAGCTCGACCCCGGCGTTGGCGTATGTGGTAAAGATGGTCAGTCAGTACCGGTAGGGGTAGGTCAGCCCACCCTTAAAATCGATAAGTTAACAGTAGGTGGTACGGCTTAA
- a CDS encoding carbon-nitrogen hydrolase family protein, with product MVNLVAVQMTSEPDVDVNLRFVEQQLAQLDTQEPTLVVLPECFACFGTRDRSLLEIAEPRYTGKIGQAMQRMAKQYGVYLVTGTFPLQADTDDKFTASCLLVGPDGEIIDEYKKIHLFDVSVKDKTGSYQESRYTQAGDKVVVCDTPIGRIGLAVCYDVRFTGLFNAMGDVDILVLPAAFTRYTGNAHWHTLVRARAIEKQCFVVAPNQTGDHANDRETFGHSVIYSPWGDTLAERPIEPGLVSAVVNISDREQLKQNMPVAQHNQFRSDFVK from the coding sequence ATGGTAAATCTGGTCGCCGTTCAGATGACCTCTGAACCGGATGTTGATGTAAACTTACGTTTTGTTGAACAGCAACTGGCACAGCTAGACACCCAGGAACCCACCCTGGTGGTGTTACCTGAATGCTTTGCCTGTTTCGGCACCCGCGATCGCAGTCTGCTTGAGATTGCTGAGCCGCGGTATACCGGTAAAATTGGCCAGGCGATGCAACGTATGGCCAAACAATACGGGGTGTATCTGGTCACCGGCACATTTCCATTACAGGCAGACACCGACGACAAATTTACCGCCTCCTGCCTGCTGGTGGGCCCCGATGGCGAAATTATTGATGAGTATAAGAAAATTCATCTTTTTGATGTCTCGGTGAAGGACAAGACCGGCAGTTATCAGGAATCCAGGTATACGCAGGCGGGGGACAAAGTCGTAGTGTGTGACACGCCCATTGGCCGCATTGGGCTGGCAGTATGTTATGATGTACGCTTTACCGGCTTATTCAACGCCATGGGCGATGTCGATATTCTGGTGCTGCCAGCCGCCTTTACCCGCTATACTGGTAATGCCCACTGGCATACACTGGTGCGGGCCCGGGCCATAGAAAAGCAATGCTTTGTGGTGGCGCCGAACCAGACCGGCGATCATGCCAACGACCGGGAAACCTTTGGTCACAGTGTGATTTATTCTCCCTGGGGCGATACGCTGGCCGAACGGCCCATTGAGCCGGGTCTGGTGAGCGCGGTGGTGAATATCAGCGACCGCGAGCAGTTAAAACAGAACATGCCGGTGGCGCAACACAATCAATTCAGGAGCGATTTTGTTAAATAA